A genomic segment from Polyangium mundeleinium encodes:
- a CDS encoding GNAT family N-acetyltransferase produces MSPPITFRPLTAADFPLLHTWLSRPHIAEWWQPTPTLDELRDEYLPCLADAATLPLDAPAGLIPYLACEDGQPFAFIQAYRVMATQADGWWLTETDPYALGIDQSIADPDRIGKGLGTRMIRAFLEVLFADPRVTKVQTDPEPTNARAVACYRKAGFRDVAVVETLDGPALLMNVHRSA; encoded by the coding sequence ATGTCGCCGCCCATCACCTTCCGCCCCCTCACCGCCGCCGATTTCCCCTTGCTGCACACCTGGCTCTCGCGGCCCCACATCGCCGAATGGTGGCAGCCCACGCCGACCCTCGACGAGCTCCGCGACGAGTACCTCCCGTGCCTCGCCGACGCGGCCACCTTGCCGCTCGACGCCCCGGCCGGCCTCATCCCGTACCTCGCGTGCGAGGACGGCCAGCCGTTCGCCTTCATCCAGGCGTATCGGGTCATGGCGACCCAGGCCGACGGCTGGTGGCTTACCGAGACCGACCCCTATGCGCTCGGCATCGACCAATCCATCGCCGACCCTGATCGAATCGGCAAAGGCCTCGGCACCCGCATGATCCGCGCGTTTCTCGAGGTTCTGTTCGCCGACCCGCGCGTGACCAAGGTGCAGACCGATCCCGAACCGACGAATGCGCGCGCCGTGGCTTGTTATCGCAAGGCAGGCTTCCGTGACGTGGCGGTGGTCGAGACGCTGGATGGGCCGGCGCTCTTGATGAACGTCCACCGCTCCGCCTGA